One Polypterus senegalus isolate Bchr_013 chromosome 10, ASM1683550v1, whole genome shotgun sequence DNA segment encodes these proteins:
- the slc25a5 gene encoding ADP/ATP translocase 2 has protein sequence MSDAVVSFLKDFLAGGVAAAISKTAVAPIERVKLLLQVQHASKQIAVDKQYKGIVDCVIRIPKEQGFLSFWRGNLANVIRYFPTQALNFAFKDKYKKVFLGGVDKHTQFWRYFAGNLASGGAAGATSLCFVYPLDFARTRLAADVGKAGASREFNGLGDCLVKIFKSDGLKGLYQGFNVSVQGIIIYRAAYFGIYDTAKGMLPDPKNTHIVVSWMIAQTVTAVAGLTSYPFDTVRRRMMMQSGRKGADIMYTGTIDCWRKIARDEGGKAFFKGAWSNVLRGMGGAFVLVIYDELKKVI, from the exons ATGAGTGACGCTGTTGTTTCATTCCTCAAGGATTTCTTAGCCGGTGGTGTCGCCGCTGCTATATCCAAGACTGCCGTAGCGCCAATCGAGAGGGTCAAGCTTCTCTTACAG gtacagcatgcaagCAAACAGATTGCTGTCGATAAGCAGTACAAAGGTATCGTTGACTGTGTCATCCGTATCCCCAAAGAACAAGGCTTCCTGTCGTTCTGGCGGGGTAACCTGGCCAATGTCATCAGGTACTTCCCCACTCAAGCTCTAAACTTTGCTTTCAAAGACAAGTACAAGAAGGTCTTCCTTGGAGGTGTAGATAAGCACACCCAGTTCTGGAGATACTTTGCTGGTAACCTGGCATCAGGTGGTGCAGCAGGAGCGACCTCTCTCTGCTTTGTCTACCCTCTTGATTTCGCCCGAACCCGGTTGGCTGCCGATGTGGGGAAAGCCGGAGCATCAAGGGAGTTTAATGGGCTTGGAGACTGCTTGGTCAAAATCTTCAAGTCCGATGGGCTCAAGGGACTGTACCAAGGATTCAACGTCTCGGTCCAAGGCATCATTATCTACAGGGCCGCCTACTTCGGCATTTATGACACTGCTAAAG GTATGCTGCCAGATCCCAAGAACACCCATATTGTTGTAAGCTGGATGATTGCTCAGACTGTCACGGCTGTTGCTGGCCTCACTTCATATCCATTTGATACTGTGCGGCGGCGCATGATGATGCAGTCGGGGCGTAAAGGAG CGGATATCATGTACACTGGCACCATTGACTGTTGGAGGAAGATTGCTCGTGATGAGGGGGGCAAGGCATTCTTCAAGGGAGCATGGTCCAATGTTCTCCGAGGCATGGGTGGTGCTTTTGTACTGGTCATATATGATGAGCTGAAGAAAGTAATTTAA